The Phragmites australis chromosome 13, lpPhrAust1.1, whole genome shotgun sequence DNA window GATTCGCCtagtagcctccctattgcaTATAACATCCTTCAGCAGATATGTTGACATGATAATAACCTTGTGCACTTGAAAATAATATCATAGCTTCTGTTAAGTCATCAAGAATGCATAGATCTACTTATGCACTTGCGGGTATCATAGCTTcgcatcatgtaggacttcgctcatgCAATAAACCAGTTTCTGGTCTTGGCCTTTTTTCGGGGCATTCCTGTTCGACCACCAAGATCGTGCTTACAACCTGTGGGGTAGCGATAATGTACAAAAAGGGCTCCTCTTTTTCGTCAGGTGGGGTTAGAATTAACGACTATGATAAATACCCTTTCAAGACTTTCaagcttcctcctcctcttccgtcCACTCAAACCGGTTGTGTTTCTtcagcaacttgaagaaagacatCTCTCACTCCCCCTACCTGGTGCACcaactatcgaagattagtGTCTGACAATATATCTGTAATTAAACAGgagtaccttcgagatcagggatcaagcaagaaacaagacacacaatgtatacaggtttagcccctgattggagtaataccttacGTCTTGTGTAGATGTTGCTATATATTGATCGTCTCAAATACAAGCAGCATGGCTAAACCTACAACAATGGAAGGGATTGAAGTTGTTCTAGTCTAAAATTATAGTCATCGAGTATCTCCAATTGCTAAGGTCTTGgtgttgcttgccttgagttcCTCCTCCTTCGGGGGTCTGGGTccctgccttatataggggtcgaGGCACCAACTTGGTTACAGCTGTAGTCGgtagggagtccttcatcttgttaGCCAAGGAAAGACAACTGAATCCAACCTAGTATATATCTTCGTGATCTTCGAGCATATCAGTTCCTACAAATTTGGGTCTACAATATCCAAAGTTGTTGAGCACATGTATGGTATACCGTGTCCATATACGAAGTACTCCTTATACACATATactctatagttagatattcgataaatTCATAGTGTTCTGAGATAGTGATATGTCTAGAAGGCCGCATAGGAACAAAAATGGTGCTGGAGAGTTTAGGGGCACACATACGGTTTTTATACTAATACATCTGAAATATTTACACACAAATAGTTCTTAAAGTAACACTTCTGTAAAATTTGACATGAAAGGCAGTTTGTGGCACATGACATAGAAGGTTACTTATGAACTCTGTCTCAAACCATAAGCCCAACACAGACAGTTTCTATAATCCCCATCTAAAACCATCTCAGAGACACAGGCAGATCTGCAAAAAAAACCATCTGTAAAAGTAAACACACACAGACGGTTACTACAGTAAATCCATCTGTGATACTTGTGAAACTGACAGTTGTGCAGCCATATTATAAACGCATTTGTTAATTAGACTCATCTGTATGTACCTATATTACAAACAGAGTGATACCCATTTATGATAAGTGCAAAAACACAGACACTTTTTGCACAGATGGAAATGAAACTCGTCTATGATAGGGTTTAACAACTGTCTATGATAACCCATTCTGAGGTAGTGTGTAGAACGTGATTCACAGCAAAAATAGGGTCCATGGAGAGGCACTTCATAGGAGCGAACAACATAAAGTCCACATGACCAAAATCAATGCCAAGTATAGTGACAACCCCATCCTGCCAGTGCCTGATAGCAGTGCCTAAGAAACCCTAACAAAACTATGATAGGAACCCTACGATACTCATCTCAGTGTGGTGAAGGGGATTCGGCACCCAGATCTCATTTCTCTGACCAGAAAAAACCCTAGCTAGCCATCGTGGAATGGGCTCTCGGATGATAACAAGTAGAGTGAGGAAGATGAATACTCCTCGTCACTTTATATTGAGGGAAGACAAgcgggttgtgtgtgtgggaagccaaagaGCTATGGAGACGAGCAGGTTttgtgtgtgggaagccaaaaaAGCCAGGGGAGACAagcgatcaaatttaaaatattactCGCGCTTTTAAGTACAAACAAGTTTTCATAAAATATGCATGTGTCCATCATACAGATATAGACagatcttacaagaaaccatCTGTGACAATATAATAGATGGATTTTTCTAAACATCTTCTGTGTCTGTAGGATAGTAACTGACAGATTTATCAAATCCGTCTGTGAGTTCAAGCGCACCCAGACGGTGGCCTTGTTACAAACACATCTGTCTTAGCAACCGTCTGAGGGTATTTTGTCAATGATGGGTTCTAAGAAACAGTCTGTGACACTCCGTCTGCTTTCACTGATTCTATGATAGTGTCTCTTACTTGTAATAGTAGTCTTTTTATACATAGATTACACACATGCAACTAAACAAAAAAATAGTCAATAACCCATGCACCACATGCTGCATTTAAAGTAGGAAAACGCTTAGTTTCTATTGGTGAAGCTCTATCACCCCATGCATACTTCTCCTATGGCAGAATTTAGGGGTTGGCTAGCTAGGTTAGGTTTTAGTGTTAACTAGGTTTGGTAGCATTGCCCTCCAATGGGGGACAACAGGTTGTGGCCAAAGGCTAGGATCACGATCATCGGCACTGAGGGGAGGAGTGGGATTGATAGTTGACTCGGTGATGCGAAGATGCTGACATATCAAGTACGAGCTGATGATCCAAATTAAAGCATAAGCAAGACGGTGACATGTATGAAAATTGTTGGCATGTGAATATGTATGTGATTTGATTCGTTGCAAAGGTGCCTGACGTGTAGTGGTTATTGCTTTGTTTGTCACCATTTTACGTAGACTATGCTACATCCTATATGCATACTACATGTAAAGCGAGATAATGCTTTGTTGATATTGGTAATGCTCTACCTCCCCCACGAGGACACATATAGGCCCATGTTGATGCAATTAAAGCGGGACAAAGCTAGTGACGTGCACGAAAAATTGTCGGCATGCAAATATGTGATCTGATTCGTTGCAAAGGTGTCTGATCTGTAGTGGTTGCTACTTTCTTTGTCATCATTTTACATAGATTACGCTATGTTTCAAATGCTTGCTGCATGTAAAGCGAGATAACACTCAGTTGCTATTGGCAACGCTCTACCTCCTCCACAAGGGCACATATAGGCACATGATGATGCAATTAAAGCAGGAGCGAGCTTGTGACATGTACGAAAAATTGTCGGCATGCAAATGTGTGATTTGATTTGTTGCAAAGGTGCCTGATGTGTAGTGGTTGTTGCTTTGTTTGTCACCATTTTACGTAGATTACGCTACGTCACACATGCTTACTGCATGTAAAGCGAGACAATGCTTAGTTGTTATTGGTAACGCTCTATCTCCTCCATGAGGGCATATATAGGCACATGTTGGTGCAATTAAAGCGGGAGCAAGCCGGTGACGTGTATAAAAAATTATCGGCATGTGAATGTATGATTTGATTCGTTGACCACTAGTGGTTGCTACTTTGTTTGTAACCACTTTACGTAGATTACGCTATGTCTCGCATGCATGTTACATGTAAAGCAAGAAATGCTTAGTTGCTATTGGTTGCGCTCTACCTCCTTCATGCAAGCTCTTTTTTGTAACGATGGACAACAAAGTCCATTGTTGGGTTCAATATGTTAGGTTTTAATGTCCACTAGAGCCCCACCTATAATGCTTGGGTTGACAACACTGTGTGCTACCGAGAAATGGCGGATTGTAGGCAATGGATTGGGTCTGTGACAATGAGAGCTTAAATGTCAAGAAGTGAGTTCTTGTACATATAGCGAAGAGACTCCACCACTACAAGAACATGGAAGCGATGCCGACCGTCGGCGCTTGCAAAAAACTAACCACCATTGTCGGGACGACGTTGGAGGCGGTGGGTGTTTGGTAGCAGGGCAActatagggatggcaacgggtcgTGTCGGGATCGAGCGGAGTAAAACCATGCCCCACCCAAAACCCGAACCTCAAAACCTGACCTGCACCCGAAGTGCCAATCAGGTTGAAATGTTCCCCGCATCCGAACTCAACAGGGACCCAAAACCCATCAGGTCTTAACCACAGAGGAGCGTGTGGAGAGGAAGCGCCGAGGGGGGCGAAGGCCAGGCGCACGCATTAAGGGGTGATGCCAGGCGTGGGTGCCAAGGGGGCGGAGGCTTAGCGTGGAGAAGCGATGTTGGACGCGAGCGGGGAGGGGCGACACCGAGGGAACAGAGGTCAGGTGCGGAGGGGCGAAGTCGGGAGCAGGCGAGGAGGGGCGGCGCCGAAGGGGTGAAAATCAATGACGCTCGGTGGTCGCGATCGAGCTCAAGGAGCGTGAGGACGTCGACGAGTGTGACGGACGAACACGAGGGTACTATTGAGTGCGGTAGAGGTGCACGGGCGGCAGCCGATTGGCCGAGCACCTCAAGGGCATGGGCGCATCGAAGGAGCCGAGCACCTCTTGTGGGCTATGGCCGTTCGAAGCTGGGCCACGGAAAGCCTCAGATGTGACCGGTGACGTGGTGTGTTTCAGTGTTAGGATGGGCTGCATTGAGAGAAAAACTTCGGGTGCTAACATGTCACCTACAGGAAACCCAAACCTACTCCTGCACCTGTTATGAATCGGATATGCAGAAGCCGCGATAGGCAATCACGAAGCCCAAGGCATTGAATCGAAAGTGCACTTAGGGATGGTGCGGTCACTCTAGCTACCACCACGGCTGCGGAGCTTGCATCAGCAGACCGCCTAGCCCCCGCGCATTGTCCAAGGCAGGCAGGCACCGAACGCCCCGCGGGGCTGCCAGTTTGCGCGCAGCGAGGCCACCCAGGACCACGCACCCCCCGCCCCTCCCCGGCCACGTCGCGCCACGCGGGCCCCGCCGCACAACACCCCTTCCGTCCACGCGAcccgaggagaggagaggagaaagacTATAAGACCCCACGCAAACCCACCTCGCCGGCTCGCCCTCCTCGTCGATCATCTCCTCTCCTCGTCGATCATCCCATTGGATCCAAACTCCTCCCCTATGCCCTAGCTAGCTCGTATGGATTCGTGCGCCTCTCCTCGTCCTTGATCGCCGCCGGAGAGCGCAGGTGACGGTGATGGCTACTAGTGCAGGCGTCAACATGCCCGGCGGCCCAGGTGCGTCCTCCTCCACCCCGAAATGCGGGGACAAGCGGAGCCGGCCGGCCTCCCCGtcttcctcgtcgtcgtcggatCAGGGCTTGCCGGACAAGGAGGGTGAAGAGGAACAAGTGGGACTGGGCCCGCTCGCGACGGCCGGGCTGGCACCGCCGGCtctgccggcggcggcgcaggtgtGGCCGGTGGCGTTCGGGTGGATGGATTTGCAGGGGCGACCGCGGGGCATGGAGGACACTGTCTCGCTCCACCCGGGCTTCTGCGCCTGGGCCGACGGCTCGCCCATGCACTTCTTCGCCGTCTTCGACGGCCACGGCGGCTCCAGTGTATGCAGCtctcgccctcgccctcgccctcgccggCCAATCCTCCAATATCTCATTCAGTTACTAGTTTTTCTAATTAATCCCGACATTTCATGATCTTAATTAAATCTTACCGATCAAGATGAAAAGCTTACCATTTTTACCTATTCTTTTTTTTACAAGAAGCGTTTCGTCAGCTTTATTTTTAATTACACTAGCAtggtaaaaaagaaagaagaagctaTCAATTCGTGCCAAAAAAATGCTCCTGCAGCTTCGTTCGTAGTACTCCACATTTCACTGGTCACTCCTATCTGGCGACATTAATTCCAGCACATTCCGAATTCGACCTCGGCACGTTTGTCtcgtttgtttttttctttttttggttcgTCCTTACTAgtaatcataatcataatcataataatTACTACGTACGTACGACGTGAATTATAAGAGTAGTCGACCGTATGACTAGTACACATCCAAAATACCAAATGCATGCAGGTGTCCGTGCTGTGCCGGGAGCGGATGCACGTGATCCTGgccgaggagctcgccgccggGGCGGCGGCCTACCTGCACTGGCGGGGCGAGCAGATGAATGGAGCTGGCGTCGTCGTCGGGGCGGAGCAGCAGGAGGAGCTTGCGTGGCGCGCGGCGCTGTCGCGCTGCTTCCGGCGCGTGGACGCGATGGCGGCCCTGGCGTGCGCGTGCGGGCGCATCTCGTTCCCGCGGTGCCGGTGCCCGCTGGCCCTCGACCCCCGCTGCGGCATCGTGGGCTCCACCGCCGTTGTCGCGGTCCTCGTCCGCGACCGCCTCATCGTCGCCAACTGCGGCGACTCCCGCGCGGTGCTCTGCCGCGGCCCCCCCGGCGCCCCGGCCGTCCCGCTCTCCTCCGACCACAAGGTACGTACGACGTTGACCCCTTGGTGGGTCCCGCGCGCCTCGTGGTTGGCCGCCGGCAATGGCCTTGCTGGGATCAATTCTTTTTAGCAAGCGTGAGGCCTATGCAGCTGCTGGGATCTCGACAGGGAGGCAGCGGCGTCCACACAGCACGGATATCAAAGCGGGCCATGCAGTGGCAGGTCCGTGGATAGCTCGGAACTTTTGGGGCTCTCGTCGCCGGCCGTCGCTGTCCTCCGCCGGGCACGTGGCGCCGGGCGGCCGGAGATTCCGAGGCGTGATGGGGACGGGAGGACAAGTGTCGGTCTCCGCGTTGCCACGTGGGGCGACGAGAGTGGTCGCCGGCGGGTGCGGGGCCCGACCAACTCACCTCAAAGTTTGAGGTCCCGCCGCCGGAATGGGAGAGCTGAAGTTAGCGTGACCTTATATTATCCGATACGGATCAGATTTGATGctataataaaaaatcaatactCTTATAAATTACTGTTCCTGTTCCTGTTCCTGagaggagagaaaaggagaTAGTCTAGAGAGAGAATGGGATACAGAGAGATATTGCTGTTCTCTTTCTGTGTTGTTGCCTTTTTCCTATCCGACGGGTGGCACGGAAAGAAGAACTGCCTGCCAAACAGGAAAAAGGCGAGTGCGCCAATGTTCGTGCTGGTCAGTTGCTTGGGAATTAGCTAGGGTTGCTAAATTACTCCACTGCAATCTGCTAATTGCCGTCCGTCCCTTGTAATCTGCACTGCTAATTGCCTGTCAGCTGCCTCGCCTTGCTTGTGTTTCGGATTGCTTACATTCCTGCAGGGAGAGCCTGATCTGATAAGCTGTTGTTTGTTGGCAAACTGTGCACAGCCTGAACGGCCGGACGAGATGGCGCGGATCCAGGCGGTGGGCGGCTGGGTGCTGTGCAACAACGGCCCGCGTGTTCGTGGGATCCTCGCCATGACGCGCGCACTAGGTATGTTAATTTGCCCGTCTACATgctgtttatatatatatacacacacacgcacCTACCTTCAGCATTCATCCATGCATGGATATATAGTTTGTTCTTCAGAGAAAGAAATGTGATCGGACTCTTGACATCAACTCCTTGGACCATCAATCTTGGCAAGTGTGTACTACTATGCACCAATTATGTGGATTGCATTACCTGAATTTGACTAGTATTCAAAATTAAACTAGACAGGCACGACAGCGACATCGCTGTTTGGCTTCTCGCATTTGGATTTGATCTGAGATCGACGGCACTTTGGATAGGCCTTATCTTGAATTGAGTTTTTTCTTCATGAATTCATTGGATTGTTTGGAGCAATTTTCTTGGTAAACAGAGTTACATGGATTTTTTTGGCCTGTGTATACACGTGTCATTTGAGTTTTCAATGTTTTGGTTTTAACTTGGTACGTTGTGTTcccattttagtccattttcagTTTCGATGTTTCTCCTGTTTAGACGAGTATGCACATTTAAACTTGAGAAGCAAGAAAATGACACTGCTGGGCACACGTGTTTGGCTTCTCGCCTTCGCATTTGATTTGAGTCTGATGGCACTTTGGATGGGCATCGTCCAGAACTTAAATTATTGTTCGCTGGAGTCCTCAAATTGTCCTGTTCAACAAATAATGAGGCCATGACGTGTTTGGGGGAGTTTTCTTGGAAAAACTataaacctttttttttcattttagacacatgtcatatgatttttttcttcattttagaCACATGTCATATGAATTTTTGGTGCTTCAGTCCGAGTTTGGAACATTACATTGCCGTTTTGAGCGCCTTTTTTGCTCCTCTTTGCTAGGTTATATATAGCTGTGTTCAGATGCTTTTTTCTGTGGATTCATATGCTTTGGTTCCCTGCAATGTTGGGGGAATAGAAATAAGCTAATGTTTGAAGGGGTGCTATTTCGGAAAGTGCGATTTCGTTTGTCACTTTGCATCTCTTTGGAGTACAAAATAGAAACTATTGCTTTGCATCTTACCATCTCTCCACCAATGAAGAGCTGCCATTTGACGGAATCCAACTAGTAAAATAGAAACTAAAGGCGTTCCTTTAAGCTTTATGCTAAGAAAAATATGGCTTGTAAGTTTCGTGTCAGCATGGCATATGAGTATGACAAGCCATGGTATTCTATGAAATTAGGCATATGAGTATGACAAGCCATGGTATTCTATATATGAAAGGGCAAATTGCATCCATACCATCACTTTGAAGCCCATTTTCATCCATACCATCACCCGTGTCTATGACAAACGGGCCCGGGCCCATATGTTAGTGACACGGGGTGGTGGTATGGATGAAAATGGGCTTCAAAATGATGGTATAGATGCAATTTTTGGTATATGAAATTAAGGTTGTTTACGCTTTTGTAACATGTAAGATTTGCGTGTTCATCCGATCACACAAAAGTTTCTACGGAAGATAAACATTTCGGAATAAGACCAGGTAGCTTCTAATAGAATGCATGTGCTTCTGATACATGTTACTTGGCAGTTGTTGAGTAGATAAACAGTCACATTACGGATCGCATGAGTTGTGCCGTGTTAATAATTGGCTTAGGAAGAAAATGACCGCGTGTATTCTTCCCATCTTACTTGACCATCTAATATAAGGTTTAACTTTCAGCTGTCTCTTGATGGAGCTGACTCAATTAGTTCGGTTATCAGACATGACGATGAAGAAACATGGAGGGGACACTACAGTCACATGTTATTCTTCGATTCGTCAATCATGGAAGTGCCATTTATCCACAAGTTCCTCTGATATTAACCCAACCTACAAAAAAAAACTGACCTTTATAAATAAGTGGGGATAGGTTTGATTAGGCTAGGGCCTAGGGATGTTGTGCTGTGCTGTGTCCTGAGTCGATGATAGTGATGTTGCAGTATTTTTACCTGAGTGAAGCTTGAAGGAATTCTCTTGTGGTTCATGAGCTTTCTACGCGAATACAGTCCAGTTAATTTGGTGCATAGCATGAGCATCCATCGACATTTTCAGGTACCTCCTTTTGTCTCAGCTAATTAACAAGACACTTATCCTTGTAGCAACAGTAGTTACAAGGAATTCATTGTCTTCCAGGTCCTGCTCACGCAACAAGACAAAATGTTGTACCATGGTGGTTCTTTTGGTCAGCATATAGTTTGTATGCTTTCATGAATTTTGCTGTTTGCATCATCACTCTTTGACTCCCTGCAAACAAGATCACATAAATTCCCGAAACTCTAATTTTGAGAAGTACTTTCATATCACCACAACTGATAGAACAAGCCCTTTGTTTGAACTAATTCAGCACTACATTGCTCTGAACATAACTGGCATTTGATGATTTACTGACTACTCTATGTGCAGGAGACTGGTTACTAAGGCCCGAAGTGATCAGTGAGCCGGAGATCACCATAACCAGGAGGAGAGTGGAGGACGACTGCCTGATCCTCGCCAGCGACGGGATGTGGGACGTGGTAGAGAACGAGACCGCCTGCAACATCGCTCGCCACTGCCTGGATGACGTGAACCCGgctcccgtcgccggcgcgggtGCGGCGGCAGCAGTTGGCCCGGATCCAGACCCTCGCTGCAACATCGCCGCATGTCTCCTTGTCAGGCTCGCGATGTGCAGGGGGAGCCAGGATAACGTcagcgtcgtcgtcgtcgacctGAAGCCGAGGGGTTAGACCTCTGTTCGTTCTCAGTTCCGGCAACTCATGAGGCGGTGTCATTG harbors:
- the LOC133887673 gene encoding probable protein phosphatase 2C 37 — its product is MATSAGVNMPGGPGASSSTPKCGDKRSRPASPSSSSSSDQGLPDKEGEEEQVGLGPLATAGLAPPALPAAAQVWPVAFGWMDLQGRPRGMEDTVSLHPGFCAWADGSPMHFFAVFDGHGGSSVSVLCRERMHVILAEELAAGAAAYLHWRGEQMNGAGVVVGAEQQEELAWRAALSRCFRRVDAMAALACACGRISFPRCRCPLALDPRCGIVGSTAVVAVLVRDRLIVANCGDSRAVLCRGPPGAPAVPLSSDHKPERPDEMARIQAVGGWVLCNNGPRVRGILAMTRALGDWLLRPEVISEPEITITRRRVEDDCLILASDGMWDVVENETACNIARHCLDDVNPAPVAGAGAAAAVGPDPDPRCNIAACLLVRLAMCRGSQDNVSVVVVDLKPRG